The genome window ACCGCCGTTATTGGTCATCTCGACAGCCCCGTTTATCTTGGCGGCGTTGCCGTAGGCACTACGGCTACCAGCTTTGTTTTTATGTTGCTGCTTTTCTTACGAATGAGTACCACCGGGCTGACCGCACAGGCGTTTGGCGCCAACGATAAGCAGGCACTGGCTCGCGCCCTGATACAACCCTTATTCATTGCCATTATCGCCGGGATAATGTTTATCCTGCTGCGTGGGCCGCTAAGCGCTCTGGCGGCGCAGTTGGTTGGCGGCAGTCCGGCGGTGCTGGAACAGGCTCAGCGCTTTATTCATATTCGCTGGCTCAGCGCGCCTGCAACGCTGGCAAACCTGGTAATACTTGGCTGGCTGCTTGGCGTCCAGTATGCGCGCGCGCCTGTTATTCTGCTGATTGTCGGCAATTTGGTTAATATTTTGCTGGATTTGTGGTTTGTTATCGGCCTTGGCTGGGGCGTGACTGGAGCGGCGGCGGCTACCGCAATTGCAGAAGCGATAACGCTGTTGGTGGGGCTGGGTCTGGTATGGCATGTGCTGCGCCTGCGTCAGATCACCTTTGCGCACCTGAAAAATGGACTGAAAGGCGATGCGCGCCGGTTACTGCGGCTGAACCGCGACATTATGCTGCGTTCGCTATTGCTGCAGCTGTGTTTTGCCTCGGTGACGATTCTGGGTGCGCGCATGGGCAGCGAGGTCGTGGCGGTCAACGCGGTATTGCTGATGTTCCTCTCCTTTACCGCTTATGCGCTGGATGGCTTTGCCTATGCGGTTGAGGCGGTTTCAGGCGAGGCTTTTGGCGCACGCAACAGCGCTAAGCTACGTCAGGTATGGATTGCAGCCTGTCGTCAGGCGGGGCTGGTAGCGCTGTTATTTGCCGTGGGATATGCCCTTTGGGGCAGGGAGATTGTTTCGCTGCTTACCTCTCTGCCCCAGCTGCAAGTGCTGGCGGATCGCTATTTACCGTGGCAAATGCTGTTACCCGTTGTGGGCGTCTGGTGCTATCTGCTGGATGGCATGTTTATTGGCGCAACGCGTGGACGAGAAATGCGCAACAGCATGGCGCTGGCGGCGTTGGGGTTTGGCCTGACGCTGTTAACTGTTCCGCAACTGGGCAATCATGGTCTCTGGCTGGCTGTCACCGTTTTTTTACTGCTACGTGGGTTAACGCTGGGGTGGGTATGGCATCGTTACCAGCGACGGGGCGACTGGTTCACCCTTTGAAACATTTCTTACGGTTACGCTTATTAACTGAATTCGCTGGCTTTTCAGCATAATTGACGGCTCCTGGGACGTTTTTAAAGCGCATGCCCCGCTGTTTAACAGCAAAATCATGTGGTTCTACTACTATTAAAAGTGTCAAACACAGGGAATCAGCGTTTTTACCGAAGATAATTCCGCTGATAGCCAAAAGCTGTTAACACCCAAGGTAGAGGACAAAACGATGAACAGAGACGAAGCCGGCGGTAACTGGAAACAGTTTAAAGGTAAAATGAAGGAAAAATGGGGCAAGCTGACCGATGATGACATGACCGTTATTGAAGGTAAACGCGATCAGCTGGTCGGTAAAATTCAGGAACGCTACGGCTATGCAAAAGACGAAGCGGAAAAAGAAGTAAGCGATTGGGAAACCAATAACCGCGACCATCGCTGGTAAGCGCTTTTTTCAGGATGATGCTCCCACCCGCAGGCACATGGAATGTGCCATCCATTCCACTTTCCCGCCACAAGTTTGTGCCTCGTTATCGCCCGCGTTTTTTCTCGGTTACGCTGTGATCGTGCGTACAGTTTTCCGGATGCTGACAGTTTTCCACATCTTTACAGCCAGCACACAGCCCGTGAGCTTCAATCACGCTATTACGTAGCGAAAAGCCGCTCTGCTGAGAGAGCAACTGGAGAACGGTTTCCACTCCCTGCGCATGTTGTTCGCTGACGGTACCGCAGCGATCGCAAATCAACATCGCTGAAGTATGTCGAGGTTCCTCAAAATGATGACAAACCACGTAGCTGTTATTGGATTCAACGCGGTGAATAAACCCCTGCTCCAGTAGAAAATCGAGCGCACGATAAATAGTGGGCGGCTTGGCCTGTGGCTCAGAGGCGCGTAGCAGATCGAGCAGATCATAGGCGCTGATAGCTGTGTTTTGTTCAGCCATCAGACGCAACACCTCCAGACGCTGCGGCGTCAGGCGCACGTTGCGTTGCAGACAAATTTTTTCAGCCTGCGACAGAATCTGTTGTGAAGGTGATACGCTCATAATCTTTCTCCGGGCGATTGAAATGTTATTTTATCACACGGGTGTTAACAGACAAAATGATTGCCAAATCGCCAACAGCGTTATTCATCGGCTGCTTACCAGACAAACATTAGCTGGATAAAAGAGTACCCTTTCAAGTCGGTACAATGAGTCCGCCGCTTATAATTTGCTTTAGCCCACTTTATTCTTTCTTTAGCTGTAAACAGCCAGGTGCCTTTCTGATTTGACGCCTGAAAGGTATCTAAAAGCGCCAAAAAAACATAGATCTCCGCTACAGCGGGCTAACAACAGCCTGATAATCCTGGCGACTGCGTTAGCTTTTTTGGTGGCATCTAAAAAAGCGCTGTTTCCAGTTTGCAGTAGGAAAAAGATCCAGCTAATGTTCAATCAGGCTTAATAACTGCAGAAAAGCTAAACTGCTAATAATTCTAAAAGACAAATTAAGCTACTGATTGCTCAAAAAAGCAGCAATCCTCTGATAAGCCGGGGAAAAAGGCCTGAGTTCAGGTTAATAAAACAGGCAATTACTGGTCATCATTCATCCAGCGATTTCCTTCTTACTTTCAGCTTATTTGGGTGGCGTCTGATAATGACAAAGAAAAACATTCATTCCTTGAAGCTTTCTCCTGCGGCGGTATTAGTGCCGTTAATCTTTACCTCTTTTTCTTCCCTGGCGGCTGGCAGTTACTTTGATGCCCGTAATGATGCGATGGGCGGTACCGGCGTTGCCTCATCCAACTACACGACCGCACCGCTAACTAACCCGGCGCTGCTTACCAAAGGCCGTGCGGAAGATAACGTAAGCGTTATCCTGCCATCTGTTGGGGTGCAGATCAGCGATAAAGACAAGATGGTCGATAAGATCGATGATGTGACCGATACCGTTGATCGCTACCAAAATGTCTTTGATGATTTTGACGCGGGGGATCTGCTGACGGATCCTGCAGGCGCGCTTGATGTGATCAACAATGTGCGTTCCGCCTCTGGTGATTTGGCCAATCAACTGCGCGACCTGCGTGGTAATAAAGCTGACGGCTCAGCCGGTGCCGCTATTGTAGTTGCGGTGCCTAATGAAACGTTGCCGTTTGCCTTCGTGGCGAAAGCCTACGGCACGGTACATCTGCATACTGATGTGGCACAAAGCGATATCGACTATCTTGACGCTGTAGCCAATGGTACACGCTTTCCTCAGGCGGGCGATCAGTATCTGCTGCGTTCCAGCGCCACCGGCGTGGCGGCGATTGTTGCGGATTACGGCATTGCGGTAGCGCATGAGTTTAAAATCGGCGAGCAGGCAGTCTCGGTAGGTATTACGCCAAAGCTGCAGCAAACTCGCCTGTATAACTATCGCGCCTCGGTTTATAACTTCGATAAAGATAAAGTCACTGACAGCGAGTACCGTACCAACGATACCGGCTTTAACCTGGATGCCGGTCTCTCTACCGACGTGGGCGAGAACTGGACCTTTGGTCTGAGTGCGCAAAACCTGATTTCACGCGATATTGAGACGAAAGAGGTAAACGGCTATCGCGATACTTACCAGATTCGCCCGCTGGTGACTGCCGGTGCAGCCTGGCATACCGAAAAGCTGACTGCCAGCCTGGATGTGGATGCTACCCGTACCAAACGCTTTAAATCCCAGGCTGATAGCCAGTACGCGGGCGTCGGGGTGGAGTATCGCGTTCTTGACTGGTTGCAGCTGCGCGGCGGCTATCATGCCGATATGAAGTCTAACGACGTCAATGTCGTCAGTGCAGGTTTTGGTATTTCGCCGTTTAATAACCGTGTTCACCTTGATCTTGCCGGTTCCGTAGGGGAAGACGATACCTGGGGCGCGATGGCGCAGCTGGGCTTCTCTTTCTGATAAAACCAAACGAGCCGCGTCGGAAACGGCGCGGCTGGCTGAGAAGGCAGGGCTGTGCTTTAAGGCAACCCTGACTTTATCTGCTACGCTCTGAAACACATTATATTCCCGCCTTTTAACGCCTTGATTATTGCTGAATAAAATTAACGTAAGCAGTTATCGGAAAGTGCGTCAGCCTGCCAGCGGTAAAAAAACCACTGCCAGAATAGAGATCAGGGCGGGGAATTATCAGCCCGAAAAAAATCAAAATCTGAAACTTACCTCTTATCTTATGAACCCTGTGACCTGGTATGAAGGTAAATATGCCACGATGGTAGGTTATCTATCACAGTGGAAAAAACCTATTCTGCCGGTGGGGATAAGCTTAATTCCGATACCTAAGTAAATAAAAGGCGACCTGGTTTAATTGCAAAAATCGTCTGAGGCAGCAGCCATTTTGTAAGGCTCTCAATAACAGGAGCTTTAATATATCTAACGGTCTGTTATTTCCCGTCGCGTACGAAAGGCTATTTTTTCTCGTTGCGATAATATCCGTGACACTGGAAAGCAGAGTTGCAGGCCGTGCACTGACTCTGCGCTATGTTATAATAGGCTATCTTTTATTCTACTCTTTCCTCCGTGCCTGCTGCAGACTGGCAGGGAACGGAAACATCAAAAAGTTAAAAAATGCCTCAAAATTCAGAAATATCAACGGCTCTGCCCGACAGCGTCGCTAAAAACAGCGCTCTTTTCTCCTCCCAGCGTTTTTCTATCGCGCCGATGCTCGACTGGACCGATCGTCACTGCCGTTATTTTCATCGTCAGCTGACGCGTAATACGCTGCTCTATACCGAAATGGTTACCACCGGCGCCATTATTCATGGCAAAGGCGACTATCTGGCCTATAACGAGGCAGAACATCCGGTTGCCCTGCAACTGGGCGGCAGCGATCCGGCGGCGCTGGCGCAGTGCGCGCAACTGGCGCAGGCGCGCGGCTACGACGAGATCAACCTGAACGTGGGTTGTCCTTCCGATCGCGTGCAGAACGGACGCTTCGGTGCCTGTTTGATGGGGGAGGCGGCGCTGGTTGCCGATTGTATTAAGGCGATGCGTGACGTGGTTTCTATCCCGGTCACGGTTAAAACCCGCATCGGTATTGACGATCGGGATAGCTATGAATTTCTCTGCGATTTTATCGGCACGGTAGCCCAGCAGGGCGGCTGCGATACTTTTATTATCCATGCGCGCAAAGCCTGGCTCTCTGGCCTTAGCCCGAAAGAGAACCGTGAAATTCCTCCGCTTGATTACCCGCGCGTGTATCAGCTCAAGCGTGACTTCCCCGGGCTAACAATGGCAATTAACGGCGGCGTGAAAACGCTGGAGGAAGCGCAGGAGCATTTACGTCATCTGGATGGCGTAATGATGGGGCGCGAAGCCTATCAGAACCCCGGTCTGCTGGCGCAGGTCGATCGCGTACTGTTTGGCAGCACCGCGCCGGATGCCGATCCGGTTGCTGTGGTCCGCGCCATGTATCCTTATATTGAGCACGAACTGGCGCAGGGAACTTATCTGGGTCATGTTACGCGCCATATGCTGGGTCTGTTCCAGGGGATTCCCGGCGCGCGACAGTGGCGTCGTTATTTAAGCGAGAATGCGCATAAGCCCGGAGCAGGGATAGAGGTCGTTGAAAAAGCGCTGTCGCTGGTCGCAGATAAGATGACCGCCGAGGTCTGATTTGTTTTGCTTATGTTAAAACCCGTGCGGCTGCCGTACGGGCTTTTTATTTCCACGCTTACGCGTGCTATCAGAATAAGACCTTTAGTGTGCTAATTATCAATAAGTTAGCTATATAAATACGACTAATATGAGGCATAGATCACAGAGTGACATTTTGCTTCGTTATTTTTCGCAATTAAACATATTTTTTACTTATGAATTCTGCGAGACTATTTCTCGTTGAGTCGAAACACATTATCGTTGCTGTACCCTACAACAGTGCGAACTAAAAAAAGCAAAAGGGCTTCCTTCGGGAAGCCCTTATTGTTTGTACTTCCGGCGGCTCAGGGGATCAGCAGGCTGGAACCTTGCGTTGCGCGGTTTTCCAGCTGCGTATGCGCGCGCTGCGCCTCGCGTAAGGGGAAGCGCTGGCTTTCCGGAACGTCCACCTTAATCGCGCCGCTGGCAAGCATCGAAAACAGATCGTTACTGGCGCGCTGCAGCTCATCCCGCGTGGTGATATAACCGTTAAGTGAAGGGCGCGTCAGGTAAAGCGACCCTTTCTGGTTCAGAATCGCCAGGTTAACGCCGGTCACCGGACCGGATGCATTACCGAAACTGACCATCAGGCCACGTCGCTGCAGGCAGTTAAGCGAGGCTTCCCAGGTTGCCTTGCCTACCGAATCGTAAACCACGCGTACCTTCTTACCATCGGTCAGCTCGCTAACGCGCTGCGCGATATCCTCTTCACGATAGTTGATTGTTGCCCAGGCCCCGCGATCTTTAGCCAGCCGCGCTTTTTCCGCAGAGCCAACCGTCCCGATCAAATGCGCGCCCAGCGCCTTTGCCCACTGACAGGCGATCAGTCCTACACCGCCAGCCGCTGCGTGAAACAGAAAGATCTCATCTGCCTGCACTTCATACGTTTGCCGTAGCAGATAGTGTACGGTAAGCCCCTTCAGAAACGAGGCCGCCGCTTGTTCAAAAGAGATGGCATCAGGCAACAGCGCAATCTTATCCTGATGCACATTATGAATTTCACTGTAGGCGCCCAGCGCAGACTGTGCGTAAACCACGCGATCGCCGGGCTTGATCGCCGTAACCCTGTTGCCAACTTTTGTTACCATGCCTGCGGCTTCGGTGCCGATACCGGAAGGCAGCTCAGGCACAGGATAAAGTCCGGAGCGTACGTAGGTATCGATATAATTGATGCCGATAGCTTTGTTCTCTACCTGCACTTCATCGTCATCAGGGTCGGAGGGATTGAAGTCGATCCATTGCAGCGTTTCCGGGCCGCCATACTGGGCGATTTGAATACGTTTTGCCATTACCACTCCTGCTGGTTTCCAGTTACGACATGACGTCAAGCAGGCGAAAAACGGGTATACTTGCGCGTCACTCACACACTCGGTATTGCATTCACTATGGCAGGAAATAAACCCACCAACAAATCCAACGAGGTTCGCGATCGCCAGGTAGAAGGGCTGAAATTGCCGCCCCATTCGCTGGAAGCGGAGCAGTCGGTGCTGGGCGGGTTGATGCTGGACAACGAGCGCTGGGATAACGTCTCAGAGCGCGTGGTGGCCGAAGACTTCTACAGTCGCCCTCATCGTCTGATATTCAGTGAAATGCAGCGGCTACTGGAAGCCAGCCAGCCCATCGACCTGATTACGCTTTCTGATTCGCTGGAGCAGCGCGGCGAGCTGGATATGGTCGGCGGCTTCGCCTATCTGGCGGAGCTGTCAAAAAATACCCCCAGCGCGGCAAACATCAATGCCTACGCCGATATTGTTCGCGAGCGAGCGGTGGTGCGCGAAATGATCGCGGTAGCGAACCAGATCGCCGATGCCGGTTATGATCCGCAGGGGCGCAGCAGCGAAGATCTGCTGGATTTCGCTGAGTCGAACGTCTTTAAAATCGCCGAACAGCGCGCGAATAAAGATGAAGGCCCGAAAAATATTGAGCAGATTCTTGAAGCGACCGTTTCACGCATCGAGTCGCTGTATCAGAAGCCGCATGACGGCGTAACCGGCGTAGATACCGGTTATCAGGATCTCAATAAAAAAACCGCCGGTTTGCAGGGTTCCGACCTGATTATCGTGGCGGCGCGTCCGTCAATGGGTAAAACCACCTTCGCCATGAACCTGTGCGAAAACGCCGCGATGCTGCATGAAAAACCGGTGTTGATCTTCAGCCTGGAGATGCCCAGCGAGCAGATTATGATGCGTATGCTGGCGTCGCTGTCACGCGTCGACCAGACACGCATTCGTACCGGCCAGCTGGATGATGAGGACTGGGCGCGTATTTCCGGCACCATGGGCATCCTGCTGGAGAAAAAGAACATCTATATTGATGACTCCTCTGGCCTGACGCCAACGGAAGTGCGCTCGCGTGCGCGACGCATATTCCGTGAGAATAACGGCTTAAGCCTGATTATGATCGATTACCTGCAGCTGATGCGCGTACCGTCACTTTCTGACAACCGTACGCTGGAGATCGCTGAGATTTCCCGCTCGCTGAAGGCGCTGGCAAAGGAGCTGAATGTGCCGGTGGTGGCGCTGTCGCAGCTTAACCGCTCGCTGGAACAGCGCGCGGATAAACGTCCGGTAAACTCCGATCTGCGTGAATCTGGCTCGATCGAGCAGGATGCTGACCTGATCATGTTTATCTATCGTGATGAGGTTTACCACGAGAACAGCGATATGAAAGGGATCGCTGAGATCATTATCGGTAAACAGCGTAACGGTCCGATCGGCACGGTACGTCTGACCTTTAATGGTCAGTGGTCGCGTTTTGACAACTATGCCGGGCCGCAATACGATGACGAATAGCATGCACGTTTTGTGCATCTCATTGGGTCATCAAAAAATTGTGTTGGACATTTGCCGCTTAATTGCGCTTATCTGTAACGATTTAAGCGCTAAGAGCGGCAAACCAAGATGGCACAGCTTGACGATTACGATCTGAAAATTCTGACCTTACTCCAGGCCAACGGACGCTTAACCAATCAGGAACTGAGCGACCTGGTCGGCCTGTCCGCCTCGCAGTGTTCCCGCCGCCGCATCATCCTTGAGCAGGGAAATCTTATTCTGGGCTACCATGCGCGCGTCTCACCTGACGCCGTTGGGTTGGGTATGATTGGCCTGATTGAGGTGCGCCTGATTAATCACACTTCCGATTACGTAGAGAGCTTTCACCGCATGGTGGCAGAGCAAAGCGCCATTGTGGACGCTTATAAAACCACTGGCGATGCGGATTATCTCCTGAAGGTAGCCGTTAACAGCCTGGCTGAGCTAAGCGCATTAATCAGCGAGCTGGTGGCGGGGCATCGCAGCGTATCGCACGTTAAAACCTCTGTGGTGCTAAACCGGCTGAAAGAGAACGGTCTGACCATTGCCGCGCCCGCGCCGCTGCACCAAAAAAGTGCCTGATGCACAGTTAGAGTGCATTCGGCGTAGTTAAGTGCGCAGCTTGTGCATAAATAGCGCTCAGGGTGCGTAACTTAAGCATCATAAGGCTAACGAGAGCATGTAACGTGCAGTTAAATTATTTATTTAATCAGGTGCTTACTGGCAAAGCATCAATTTATGCCGCTAAAGCCTGCCGTTATGGTGCGATTCTTGCTGGGCGTTATCTTTTTCTTCGGTAAACAGCCCTATGGATAATATCGTTCAACCCGCCCGCGTTCCGCACACGCTGCTGGAAGATGCGCTGGCGCTGCTGTTCGGCACGCTGATGGTATCGTTTGGTGTGGTCATGTTAAAGCAGGCCGGCGCACTGACCGGTAGTACGGCAGGCATCGCTTTCCTGATCAGCTATCTGACCTCTTTTTCCTTTGGCACGCTGTTTTTTGTTATTAACCTGCCGTTCTACTGGCTGGCGGTAAAGCGCATGGGGTGGGCATTTACCACCAAAACTTTCTGCGCCGTCGCGCTGGTTTCACTCTTTACCCGGCTGCATCCACTTTTCATTCATTTTGACGCGCTTAACCCGTTTTATGCGACAGTGTTCGGTAACATTATTATGGGCGTTGGGTTTATTGTGTTGTTTCGTCATAAGGCCAGCCTGGGCGGCATCAATATTCTTGCCCTGTGGTTGCAGGATCGCTTTGGCATTCGTGCCGGTAAGCTGCAAATGGCGGTAGACAGCTGCGTGGTTTTGGCCTCATTGTTTGTGGTTTCGCTGCCGATGCTGGCGGCGTCAATCGCTGGCGCGCTGATGCTGAATTTGATTATCGCGATGAACCATCGGCCCGGGCGTTATGAAGTTTGAGCTGATAAAAGAGACTATCACTAGGGAGATTTACCGTGTTTCAGAAAGTTGATGCCTACGCTGGCGATCCGATTCTTACGTTAATGGAGACCTTCAGGCAGGATCCGCGCCCGCATAAGGTTAACCTGAGTATTGGCCTCTATTACAATGAGCAGGGCATTATTCCGCAACTCCAGGCGGTAGCCGAAGCGGAAGCGCGTCTGAATGCCCAACCGCAACAGGCATCACTCTATCTGCCGATGGATGGGCTGGCCAGCTATCGCCAGGCGATTGCACCGTTGCTGTTTGGCGCGCAGCACGCGGCGCTACAGGAAAAACGCATTGCAACGATTCAAACCGTGGGCGGTTCCGGCGCACTGAAAGTGGGGGCGGATTTCCTGAAGCGCTATTTCCCGCAGTCGCAGGTTTGGGTCAGCGATCCGACATGGGAAAACCATGTGGCGATCTTCGCGGGTGCCGGTTTTGATGTGCATACCTATCCCTGGTATGACGCGCAAACCAACGGCGTTAAGTTTGATGATTTTCTTGCCACGCTGAAGTCGCTTCCCGCTCAGAGCGTGGTGCTGCTGCATCCCTGCTGCCATAACCCGACCGGTGCCGATCTGACCAATGCGCAGTGGGATCGCGTTGTTGAAGCGTTGCAGGCGCAGCAGCTGATCCCTTTCCTGGATATTGCCTATCAGGGCTTCGGGGCCGGTATGGAAGAGGATGCCTATGCTATTCGCGCCATCGCCGCTGCGGGGATTTCGGCGCTGGTCAGCAACTCTTTCTCAAAAATCTTTTCGCTATACGGCGAACGCGTCGGCGGCCTGTCGGTGGTCTGTGCGGATACGGAAGAGGCGGCGCGGGTTCAGGGGCAGCTTAAGGCCACGGTGCGCCGCAACTACTCTTCACCGCCAAACTTTGGCGCTCAGGTCGTGGCCTGTGTGTTGAATGACGAAGCGCTGAAGGCCAACTGGCTGGCGGAAGTGGAAGCGATGCGTCTGCGTATTCTGGATATGCGCCAGGCGCTGGTAACGGCACTGAGCGCCGCGCTGCCCGGCAAAAACTTCGATTATCTGCTGAAACAGCGCGGCATGTTCAGCTATACCGGACTGAGCGCTCAGCAGGTCGATCGTCTGCGTGAAGAATTTGGCATTTACCTGATTCACAGCGGACGCATGTGCGTAGCGGGCCTGAATCGTAACAATGTTCATCAGGTCGCAGAAGCTTTCGCGGCAGTGATGTAAGCGCAGTAGTAAAAGGCGGTGCCAGCCGCCTTTTATCATTATTCCGTTGCCAGACTCCCCGCTTACCCGGCCATCGGGAAATGTAGCCTCTTCAGTACAGCATATTCCTCTTAAACACGCGCAATAACGAGGCGGCTAAAGCGAACCGTAACGTCCAGGCCATTAATAATTTTTATCTTTTGCAGGTTTACCTTTGCGCCACATGCTGCACACTTAACGGAGTCTTTTAAAAAGGAGTATGGCGTTATGTGGCACCAACAGACCCTGTCGCTGAGCGCAAAAGCGCGCGGCTTTCACCTGATTACCGATGAGATTATCGAACAATTGCCGGTAATGCGTGAAATCAATACCGGGCTACTGCATCTGCTGCTACAGCATACTTCCGCCTCACTAACGTTAAATGAGAATTGCGACCCCACAGTACGCAGCGATATGGAGCAGCATTTTATGCGGCAGGTGCCGGAAAATGCGCCTTACCAGCATGACTATGAGGGCGTGGATGATATGCCTGCGCACATTAAATCATCGCTGCTTGGCGTTTCGCTATTGCTGCCGGTTAACCGTGGGCGCCTGGTGTTAGGTACGTGGCAGGGCATCTGGCTGGGGGAACATCGCATACAGGGCGGTTCACGCCGCATTATCGCCACGCTGCAAGGAGAGTAAAAATGAATACGTCAGATCTGCTGTCATATTGTATGAGTAAAGCGGGCGCGGAACAGCGCGTCCACAGCGACTGGAAGGCAACGCAAATCCTGGCGGACGGCGTGCTATTTGCCATGGTGCATGAGCCAGAAGGGCGGCCGGCCGTATCGCTAAAAACCTCTCCGGCGCTGGCCGATCTACTGCGGCAGCAGCATGCCGACGTTTTTCCCAGTGCGCATTTGAACAAATCTCACTGGAGCACGCTTTATCTGGATGGCGGTTTGAAAGATTCGCAAATTTACTATCTGGTGGATGCGTCGCTACAGCAGGCGCTGGCGACCAAAGCGGCGGGAAATCATTAAACTGTCGCTGCGGACTGGCCGCAGCGACAAGATTTTTAGGCGGCAGATTCCTGACGCAGCGTATCAATATCGATAACAAAGCGGTATTTCACATCGCTTTTCAGCATACGTTCATAGGCTTCGTTAATCTGGTTCATGGCAATCAGCTCAATATCGGAAGTGATATTGTGCTTGCCGCAGAAATCGAGCATCTCCTGAGTTTCAGCGATGCCGCCAATCAGTGAGCCCGCCACGCTGCGACGTTTGAAAATCAGATCAAACACGTGTGGTGCCGGATGATCGTTTTCCGGTGCGCCAACCAGCGTCATATTACCATCGCGCTTCAGCAGGTTGATAAACGGATTAAGGTCGTGCTGCGCCGCAACGGTGTTCAGAATAAAGTCGAAGCTGTTAGCGTGCTGCGCCATCTGCTGTGGATCTTTAGAAATCACCACCTCATCAGCGCCCAGACGCTTGCCGTCTTCGATTTTAGACGGCGAAGTGGTAAACAGCACCACATGCGCGCCCAGGGCATGTGCCAGCTTTACGCCCATATGACCCAGACCGCCAAGGCCAACGATACCGACTTTTTTACCCGGACCCACGTTCCAGTGGCGCAGCGGGGACCAGGTGGTAATGCCAGCACACAGCAGTGGTGCTACGCCTGCCGGATCGAGGTTTTCCGGTACGCGCAGCACGAAATCTTCATGCACAACGAGGCTGGTGGA of Pantoea alhagi contains these proteins:
- a CDS encoding NAD(P)-dependent alcohol dehydrogenase, whose amino-acid sequence is MNITHAYAAQDAKSRLAPFDYKPRELRAHDVQIEVLFCGVCHSDLHQARDEWHNTIFPVVPGHEIVGRVTATGAHTQKYRVGDLVGVGCMVDSCRTCPSCQEGLEQYCENGMVPTYNGQDRETQEVTYGGYSTSLVVHEDFVLRVPENLDPAGVAPLLCAGITTWSPLRHWNVGPGKKVGIVGLGGLGHMGVKLAHALGAHVVLFTTSPSKIEDGKRLGADEVVISKDPQQMAQHANSFDFILNTVAAQHDLNPFINLLKRDGNMTLVGAPENDHPAPHVFDLIFKRRSVAGSLIGGIAETQEMLDFCGKHNITSDIELIAMNQINEAYERMLKSDVKYRFVIDIDTLRQESAA
- a CDS encoding secondary thiamine-phosphate synthase enzyme YjbQ, yielding MWHQQTLSLSAKARGFHLITDEIIEQLPVMREINTGLLHLLLQHTSASLTLNENCDPTVRSDMEQHFMRQVPENAPYQHDYEGVDDMPAHIKSSLLGVSLLLPVNRGRLVLGTWQGIWLGEHRIQGGSRRIIATLQGE
- a CDS encoding aromatic amino acid transaminase, translating into MFQKVDAYAGDPILTLMETFRQDPRPHKVNLSIGLYYNEQGIIPQLQAVAEAEARLNAQPQQASLYLPMDGLASYRQAIAPLLFGAQHAALQEKRIATIQTVGGSGALKVGADFLKRYFPQSQVWVSDPTWENHVAIFAGAGFDVHTYPWYDAQTNGVKFDDFLATLKSLPAQSVVLLHPCCHNPTGADLTNAQWDRVVEALQAQQLIPFLDIAYQGFGAGMEEDAYAIRAIAAAGISALVSNSFSKIFSLYGERVGGLSVVCADTEEAARVQGQLKATVRRNYSSPPNFGAQVVACVLNDEALKANWLAEVEAMRLRILDMRQALVTALSAALPGKNFDYLLKQRGMFSYTGLSAQQVDRLREEFGIYLIHSGRMCVAGLNRNNVHQVAEAFAAVM
- a CDS encoding YitT family protein, with translation MDNIVQPARVPHTLLEDALALLFGTLMVSFGVVMLKQAGALTGSTAGIAFLISYLTSFSFGTLFFVINLPFYWLAVKRMGWAFTTKTFCAVALVSLFTRLHPLFIHFDALNPFYATVFGNIIMGVGFIVLFRHKASLGGINILALWLQDRFGIRAGKLQMAVDSCVVLASLFVVSLPMLAASIAGALMLNLIIAMNHRPGRYEV
- a CDS encoding MmcQ/YjbR family DNA-binding protein encodes the protein MNTSDLLSYCMSKAGAEQRVHSDWKATQILADGVLFAMVHEPEGRPAVSLKTSPALADLLRQQHADVFPSAHLNKSHWSTLYLDGGLKDSQIYYLVDASLQQALATKAAGNH